TTCCTTTCCTTGCAAAAATTTCCttttgttttgtttgttttatTTGTTTATGGATGATCGAACTAACTATTCTTGTTATGGGACGATGAGGTCCTGTCCTGATTCACTATCTTCCTTCTGTCAGCAAGTACGCACCCAACAAATTCATGAAACGAAGAAGAAAGAAAAGGAATACATCAAATTGCAGGTGAGCTATTGCATTTTTTCTCGTAAGATATGTAACAGACATAGCATGGAGATATTATCTGAATTGTTGCTATTGGACGGAACTATTTCTATTTGCAGGAGAAGCTAAACCAAGTATtgatggagaagaaaaaggaatcATCACGTTCAGGAATGGAAATAATGAACTTGTTGCAGGTGCTGTGTAAGCGAAACTTTGCTTGATGACGTTGTGTAAGGTTTGCTTTGCTTGATGACGTTGTTATTTTGTTTAACAGAAAGAGGGACGACAGCGTGGAACATGGACTGGAAAAAAGAATGACAATGACTACTACAAAATGATTGTAAGTAGCGAGCCACTTCTGTAAAACTGATACGTAGCTGGTTGAATATATTCTAAGGAAACCTTGAATGCATTCAGGTTGATGCATATGAAGTGAAGAAACAAGAACTAGTCCAGGAGAATGCTGATTTGCGGGCACTGTTACGTTCGATGCAGGTAAATACTGCGATATTCCACATTTCATTCCTTAGTTGTTTGTTAATGTATGGGTGTGTAATATTCTAAGTTGCTAATAGGATTCACATTGTATTATCCCTTTCATTATAGATGTATATACACCGTGTTCTAATCTGAGTAATAATGTTCTATATCAGATGGATATGCGTGAGTTCCTTAATGCTCCAACTGGATCATCACAGCCTGCTGTTGCTGGTAATGGAAGACAGGAGGCAGGGTCTCCCCAGTCCCCACTTGGGGGCAAGACGGTATGCAAGCCTAATCTTCTTTGCAGAGGTTTTTGTTTGTTCACATTTTTCTCCTAAAAATCCacattgtttctgccatgtatgatatCGCAACAGAAGCATAAAGAATGTAAAATTGGGGAAAATGAAATATTTGGTCGTCATGTGTTTCCTTCTTTTCTGTCACATGATTTGCTCAGTTGGAGTCGCAAGATCCATCCTTTATTTTGTTGGGCTTCCTCCTGCCAGGATGTCTTTGACTTGCCCTTTCACATGGCCAGAGACCAGATAGAGGAGAGTTTGCGCACTAAAATGGCTTCAGTGAAGG
This portion of the Triticum dicoccoides isolate Atlit2015 ecotype Zavitan chromosome 7A, WEW_v2.0, whole genome shotgun sequence genome encodes:
- the LOC119329667 gene encoding afadin- and alpha-actinin-binding protein-like isoform X2, with amino-acid sequence MQSDISRLEAKIERMDAQSAAKDRELATLTRTEAKNTAALKAHIEKLQQERDEFQKMVIGNQQVRTQQIHETKKKEKEYIKLQEKLNQVLMEKKKESSRSGMEIMNLLQKEGRQRGTWTGKKNDNDYYKMIVDAYEVKKQELVQENADLRALLRSMQMDMREFLNAPTGSSQPAVAGNGRQEAGSPQSPLGGKTDVFDLPFHMARDQIEESLRTKMASVKARMTQLQDAQKGAEVTSEVTERELELEAQLVEARSIIQEQASIMSKHFSKSDKPRRLSGLDAEREAILSASTDV